One part of the Sorangiineae bacterium MSr11954 genome encodes these proteins:
- a CDS encoding CHRD domain-containing protein: protein MGGREETRFHAIMRGYNEVPANASQARGRTTLTVGRDDATINFAIEYSDLSGPPTVAHVHFGARATNGGVTFFFCGGGGKPACPTGTSGTISGTVQAADVLGPVGQGIDPGALPEVLRAIRRGVTYSNIHSAKYPAGEIRGQIFEGRRGDDERDDFNAF, encoded by the coding sequence ATGGGAGGCCGCGAAGAGACGCGCTTTCATGCGATCATGCGCGGTTACAACGAGGTGCCGGCGAACGCGAGCCAGGCGAGGGGGCGCACGACCCTGACCGTGGGCCGCGACGACGCCACCATCAACTTCGCGATCGAGTATTCCGATCTCTCGGGGCCGCCCACCGTCGCCCATGTGCACTTCGGGGCCAGGGCCACCAACGGCGGCGTGACGTTCTTCTTCTGCGGGGGCGGCGGCAAACCCGCGTGCCCCACGGGCACCAGCGGAACCATCTCCGGCACGGTGCAAGCGGCCGACGTCCTCGGCCCGGTGGGGCAGGGGATCGATCCCGGCGCGCTGCCCGAGGTCCTTCGCGCCATTCGACGCGGGGTCACCTATTCGAACATCCACTCCGCCAAGTATCCCGCCGGTGAAATTCGCGGACAGATCTTCGAGGGGCGCCGGGGCGACGACGAGCGGGACGACTTCAACGCGTTCTAG
- a CDS encoding AraC family transcriptional regulator: MIRSQFLALLFGWMRANGAGKIATDIWHELYLPEPNGGMIEEISVPLVSYRAVSDLAAERLGDPFLGLHVAQGTPRGSYGILEYAVRNAPNVAEGFARTVQYLGLLSETVRLEARTVAGEFIIAHHVPGEPSCVGRHGNEFTMAIFHRFVRELTESPVCATRVELAHEAPPDISELEAHFGTTNIHFGMKRNQLVLDEQILTLPIVTHDETLLPWLDRCAETLLPSRSDDDEDPVPHVREKIRRCLHEHKAPSLPGVAWQLRMSPRTLQRRLAATQRSFASEVDEVRRELVESYLREPELNIDAIASLLGYAGRRGFERAILRWYGTTARKLRRERLTMTQ; the protein is encoded by the coding sequence ATGATCCGTTCGCAGTTTCTCGCATTGCTCTTTGGATGGATGCGCGCAAACGGGGCGGGGAAGATAGCCACCGACATCTGGCACGAGCTGTATCTGCCCGAGCCGAACGGCGGGATGATCGAGGAGATTTCGGTCCCTCTCGTGAGCTACCGCGCCGTCAGCGATTTGGCCGCCGAGCGCCTGGGGGACCCTTTTCTCGGGCTCCACGTAGCCCAGGGGACCCCCCGCGGGAGCTATGGCATCTTGGAGTACGCCGTCCGAAACGCGCCAAACGTCGCCGAAGGCTTTGCGCGTACGGTGCAGTATTTGGGATTGTTGTCGGAGACCGTGCGACTGGAAGCGCGGACCGTCGCAGGCGAGTTCATCATCGCGCACCACGTGCCGGGCGAGCCCTCGTGCGTCGGACGGCACGGGAACGAGTTTACGATGGCCATCTTCCATCGCTTCGTGCGCGAGCTCACGGAGAGCCCGGTCTGCGCGACGCGGGTCGAGCTCGCGCACGAGGCCCCACCCGACATTTCGGAGCTCGAAGCCCACTTCGGAACGACGAACATCCATTTTGGAATGAAGCGCAACCAGCTCGTGCTCGACGAGCAAATCCTCACGCTTCCCATCGTGACGCACGATGAAACCTTGCTCCCTTGGCTCGACCGCTGCGCCGAGACCCTTCTGCCGTCGCGTTCCGACGACGACGAGGATCCCGTCCCGCACGTGCGCGAAAAGATCCGGCGCTGCTTGCACGAACACAAAGCCCCCTCGTTGCCAGGGGTCGCGTGGCAGCTGCGAATGAGCCCCCGCACCTTGCAGCGGCGGCTCGCCGCCACCCAGCGATCGTTCGCGAGCGAGGTCGACGAAGTGCGCCGCGAGCTCGTCGAATCGTATTTGCGCGAGCCCGAGCTCAACATCGACGCCATCGCGTCCCTCCTCGGATATGCCGGCCGGCGCGGATTCGAGCGCGCAATCCTGCGATGGTACGGAACCACCGCCCGCAAGCTGCGGCGCGAGCGCCTGACGATGACGCAATGA
- a CDS encoding alpha/beta hydrolase, producing MNRHRVTHRTIDIDGVRTFYREAGPEDAPAILLPHGYPCSSYQYRNLMPALADRWHLIAPDYPGFGYSDTPDSFSYTFDGYATFLARFAAAKKLTRYALWLHDYGSQIGLRLAIAAPERVTALIIQNGDIYEDQLGPKYETLERYWANPTPEVREKLVEAVSEEGFRGEFIGEVSEAIAERISPDLWKLAWSLLQTPRRREIMVGLMEGLRENLTWFPRYQAYLREHRPKTLIVWGPQDGYMPEGAARAYLRDVPEAELHLLEAGHWALETNLDEIVPLVRDFLGRARR from the coding sequence ATGAACCGCCATCGAGTGACACATCGAACCATCGACATCGACGGGGTCCGTACGTTCTATCGCGAGGCCGGTCCCGAAGATGCGCCCGCCATCCTCCTGCCGCATGGATATCCGTGCTCGTCCTATCAATATCGCAACTTGATGCCGGCGCTCGCCGATCGCTGGCACCTGATCGCGCCGGATTATCCAGGCTTCGGCTACAGCGACACCCCCGACTCGTTCTCGTACACGTTCGACGGTTATGCCACCTTCTTGGCGCGATTCGCGGCGGCGAAGAAGCTGACCCGTTATGCCCTTTGGCTGCACGATTACGGGTCGCAGATTGGATTGCGCCTCGCCATCGCGGCGCCGGAGCGGGTCACCGCCCTCATCATCCAAAATGGAGACATCTACGAGGACCAGCTCGGACCAAAGTACGAGACCCTCGAGCGATATTGGGCGAATCCCACCCCGGAGGTCCGCGAGAAGCTCGTGGAGGCGGTGAGCGAAGAGGGCTTTCGCGGCGAGTTCATCGGCGAGGTATCGGAGGCGATCGCGGAGCGAATCAGCCCCGATCTCTGGAAGCTCGCTTGGTCTTTGCTCCAGACGCCAAGGCGCCGTGAAATCATGGTCGGCTTGATGGAGGGCCTGCGCGAGAACCTCACGTGGTTCCCCCGCTACCAAGCCTACTTGCGCGAGCACCGCCCCAAGACCCTCATCGTCTGGGGCCCCCAAGACGGCTACATGCCCGAAGGCGCCGCGCGCGCCTACCTCCGCGACGTGCCCGAGGCCGAGCTCCATTTGCTCGAGGCCGGCCACTGGGCCCTCGAGACGAACCTCGACGAGATCGTGCCCCTCGTGCGGGACTTTCTCGGGCGAGCCCGCCGATGA
- a CDS encoding SGNH/GDSL hydrolase family protein, with translation MRLRCAGSMGVLVLSQCFLACSSSSSDTPGTPIELRGDYGSSGGGPIREINFVDDTHYLLWRSPCAEGEQPEPGSDRCRESGAYALNEARTELSLTNAETGETKKMPFRSLGAKTSMVDGSHTGSALHPQSGGLTNDGGVSLVQKPVSLASSFEAGAQQFQRGVYVALGDSYASGLGTRQYTDDGCKRSDFAYAKLIADARGYELKHVACQGDKIPQVEGQLSALSSDTTLVTLSVGGNDTGFSDVITQCAKPAPWDCWDDINGATRFINNELEGKLDGLYKNIRSKAPNARVFIIGYPKLLSGRECNFIAHISNGEQTQLNNVANRLSAKIESVARSNGFEYIDAREAFKDHAVCADQEWINGTAFTVDESFHPNRDGHRGYKELIVPKL, from the coding sequence ATGCGATTGCGGTGTGCAGGGAGCATGGGGGTGCTCGTACTTTCACAATGCTTTCTCGCGTGCTCGTCGTCGTCCTCGGACACCCCGGGGACGCCCATCGAGCTTCGAGGTGATTACGGATCGAGCGGCGGCGGCCCCATTCGGGAGATCAACTTCGTCGACGACACGCACTATCTCTTGTGGCGCAGCCCGTGCGCCGAGGGCGAGCAACCCGAGCCCGGCTCGGATCGATGCCGCGAGAGCGGCGCGTATGCGTTGAACGAGGCTCGCACCGAGCTCTCCCTGACGAACGCGGAGACGGGCGAGACGAAGAAGATGCCGTTCCGCTCCTTGGGCGCGAAGACGTCGATGGTGGATGGATCCCATACGGGCAGCGCGCTGCACCCCCAAAGCGGCGGGCTCACGAACGACGGCGGCGTCTCCTTGGTTCAAAAGCCCGTATCCCTCGCCTCCTCCTTCGAGGCCGGGGCGCAACAATTTCAGCGAGGGGTCTATGTGGCCCTGGGCGACTCCTATGCATCGGGCTTGGGCACGCGCCAATACACGGACGATGGCTGCAAACGTTCGGACTTCGCCTATGCCAAGTTGATCGCCGATGCGCGAGGGTACGAGCTCAAACACGTGGCGTGCCAGGGTGACAAGATCCCCCAGGTGGAAGGTCAGTTGAGCGCCCTCTCGAGCGATACCACCTTGGTGACGCTCTCCGTCGGAGGCAACGATACCGGATTTTCCGATGTCATCACGCAATGCGCGAAGCCCGCGCCCTGGGACTGCTGGGACGATATCAACGGGGCCACCCGGTTCATCAACAACGAGCTCGAGGGGAAGCTGGACGGTCTTTACAAGAACATCCGGTCGAAGGCGCCCAATGCGCGGGTCTTCATCATTGGTTACCCGAAGTTGCTCAGCGGTCGCGAATGCAATTTCATCGCGCACATCAGCAACGGCGAGCAGACGCAGCTCAACAACGTCGCCAATCGGCTTTCGGCCAAGATCGAGAGCGTCGCCCGCTCGAATGGATTCGAATACATCGACGCCCGCGAGGCGTTCAAGGACCACGCGGTGTGCGCCGACCAAGAGTGGATCAATGGCACGGCGTTTACCGTGGACGAATCGTTCCATCCGAACCGCGACGGCCACAGAGGCTACAAGGAGCTGATCGTTCCGAAGCTGTAG
- a CDS encoding SRPBCC family protein yields the protein MAIDIDTANNSDPIIKVRLGSDGRPRGAAAVARIDRPVGTVWAAVQDVERYARYLPMVHRVRRQGDHVSFELKFKVGFFSVGFEFSAHATYEPEQWLELRWTSGEPRDIRLRFDLKSIDDGKACLVEGNGEFDASSLGWLVKYFLKHHPEIQFGIFPGVALVLIDSLRRATMDAA from the coding sequence ATGGCCATCGACATCGACACTGCAAATAACTCGGATCCCATCATAAAAGTTCGTCTCGGCAGCGATGGGCGCCCGCGGGGCGCGGCGGCCGTGGCCCGTATCGACCGACCTGTCGGCACGGTTTGGGCTGCGGTTCAAGATGTCGAGCGGTACGCGCGTTATCTGCCGATGGTGCATCGGGTCCGGCGGCAAGGCGACCATGTGAGCTTCGAGTTGAAGTTCAAAGTTGGCTTCTTCTCGGTCGGATTCGAATTCAGCGCCCACGCCACCTACGAGCCGGAGCAATGGCTCGAGCTGCGGTGGACGTCGGGGGAACCTCGCGACATCCGTCTTCGCTTCGATCTGAAGTCGATCGATGACGGCAAGGCGTGCCTGGTGGAGGGAAACGGTGAGTTCGATGCTTCGTCGCTCGGGTGGCTCGTGAAGTACTTCTTGAAGCACCACCCGGAGATTCAGTTTGGGATCTTCCCCGGCGTCGCGCTCGTCCTCATCGATTCCCTCCGGCGCGCGACGATGGACGCTGCCTAG